The genomic segment TGTTGCATTCGACCCTGTGCAATTGGCCAACAAGCTGGAAACCCGTTTGCGTCCGGAGCTGTTAGCGGAAGACTGGCGGCAGCAATTGGGGTTGTCAGAAAACGGACTTTCGATATTGGACATTAATCAATCGCCCATTCCGCTTGCCTATTCGGTGATATCCGCGAATCGGGTACTCTGGAGCGCCGATAAAGGGCGGCGATTACAAGAAGAAGCCCGGATCATGTCGATGATGGAGCTGGACTACCAAAGTTTCTCCACGACCCACAACGGAGGCATCCATGACAGATAGCGCTTACCTGTATGCCATGAAAAACTCTCTGGCCCGATGTCGGGCTGAACTGGACGAGCTATCCGGTCTGCTGGCCCAGCGTTCACTCTCAAACCTTGAATACCGTGCTGCCGAGCGCACCTTACAAATCACCATCGAAAGCTGTATTGGCATCGCCAAACACTGGGCCAAAGCCTTGTCTGGCAGCAGTCCTGAAAATGCCGGTATGGCCTTCGAAATACTGGCACAACACCAGCAACTGGAAACCCAGTCACTGGTCGGATGGCGCAAGGTCATTGGTTTGCGAAATGTCCTGGTTCACGATTATCTGAACGTTGACCCGGACATTGT from the Candidatus Thalassolituus haligoni genome contains:
- a CDS encoding nucleotidyltransferase domain-containing protein encodes the protein MSFPEQKIIALAQQRPEVQVVWLYGSHAKGNAGAYSDIDLAVAFDPVQLANKLETRLRPELLAEDWRQQLGLSENGLSILDINQSPIPLAYSVISANRVLWSADKGRRLQEEARIMSMMELDYQSFSTTHNGGIHDR
- a CDS encoding DUF86 domain-containing protein, which codes for MTDSAYLYAMKNSLARCRAELDELSGLLAQRSLSNLEYRAAERTLQITIESCIGIAKHWAKALSGSSPENAGMAFEILAQHQQLETQSLVGWRKVIGLRNVLVHDYLNVDPDIVRSVIQGGYTRQLFEFAEQGREWLAKH